From a region of the Gemmatimonadales bacterium genome:
- a CDS encoding ubiquinone/menaquinone biosynthesis methyltransferase, which translates to MLASDQKLPVTGGADKRAYVREVFTAIAPTYDRLNRLLTLRLDLGWRRKAVAELGWERVPGGMYLDLCAGTFDFAAALASEPGFHGRIVGADFVRRMLELGRTKTARVAPVNADALELPFPDAAFDGAMIGWGVRNLVDLDAGLAEAARVVKPGGRLVLLEVSTPPWQPMRAAHRIYFERVVPLVGRWVSKHTTAYDWLPASARAFPGPRELARRLEAAGFSGVRYRLFAGGVTALHIGTR; encoded by the coding sequence ATGTTAGCCTCGGATCAGAAGTTACCGGTCACGGGCGGGGCCGATAAGCGGGCGTATGTCCGGGAAGTGTTCACCGCGATCGCGCCGACCTACGACCGGCTCAACCGGCTGCTCACGCTCCGGCTCGATCTCGGATGGCGTCGTAAGGCCGTGGCCGAGCTGGGCTGGGAGCGGGTGCCCGGCGGCATGTACCTCGATCTCTGCGCCGGGACGTTCGACTTTGCCGCGGCGCTCGCGTCCGAGCCGGGATTTCACGGGCGGATCGTGGGCGCCGATTTCGTGCGCCGCATGCTCGAGCTGGGCCGCACCAAGACCGCGCGCGTGGCACCCGTCAACGCCGATGCGCTGGAGCTCCCCTTTCCCGATGCGGCGTTCGACGGCGCGATGATCGGCTGGGGCGTTCGCAACCTCGTCGATCTCGACGCCGGCCTGGCCGAAGCGGCGCGCGTGGTGAAACCCGGCGGGCGGCTCGTGCTGCTCGAGGTGTCCACTCCGCCCTGGCAGCCGATGCGCGCGGCCCACCGCATCTACTTCGAGCGGGTCGTGCCGCTCGTCGGTCGTTGGGTCTCGAAACATACGACAGCCTATGATTGGCTACCAGCGTCGGCGCGCGCCTTTCCGGGCCCGCGCGAGCTGGCCCGCCGGCTCGAGGCCGCGGGCTTTTCTGGGGTGCGCTACCGGCTCTTTGCCGGCGGAGTGACGGCCCTCCACATCGGGACCCGCTGA
- a CDS encoding DUF4126 domain-containing protein, whose product MSPLQTLGFALGTSFASGLNLYATVATAGLLQYFGIVQLPPSLAILAQPVVWGLALGLFAIEFVADKIPAVDSVWDAIHTFIRPPAAALISYSAFGNVPEGWKIGAALLAGSVALTSHGAKATTRAAANTSPEPFSNWALSLFEDAVAITLSWLATVHPIISGAIAVVLVVVCAFVIWALLGFFKRVFAWLKGGPVVTAPSS is encoded by the coding sequence ATGTCGCCACTCCAGACCCTCGGCTTTGCGCTCGGCACGTCGTTCGCCTCGGGGCTCAATCTCTACGCCACCGTCGCGACCGCCGGGCTGTTGCAGTACTTCGGCATCGTGCAGTTGCCGCCGTCGCTCGCGATTCTGGCGCAGCCGGTCGTGTGGGGGCTCGCGCTCGGGCTCTTTGCCATCGAGTTCGTCGCCGACAAGATTCCCGCCGTGGACAGCGTTTGGGACGCGATCCACACGTTCATCCGGCCGCCGGCGGCGGCGCTCATCTCGTACAGCGCGTTCGGGAATGTGCCCGAGGGGTGGAAGATCGGCGCGGCGCTGCTCGCGGGGAGCGTGGCGCTCACGTCGCACGGGGCCAAGGCGACGACGCGGGCGGCGGCGAATACGAGTCCGGAGCCGTTCAGCAACTGGGCGCTTAGTCTGTTCGAAGATGCCGTGGCGATCACCTTGTCGTGGCTGGCCACGGTGCATCCGATCATCAGTGGCGCGATTGCAGTTGTGCTGGTGGTGGTGTGCGCCTTTGTGATCTGGGCGTTGCTGGGGTTCTTCAAGCGGGTGTTCGCGTGGTTGAAGGGCGGACCGGTGGTGACGGCGCCGTCTTCATGA
- a CDS encoding sigma-70 family RNA polymerase sigma factor, translated as MAERKAELAARTDQEIVALARAGHESGYRELIRRYERPLFSLLYRMVRDRELAEDLAQETFIKVLNAIGSYRPEFKFSSWIFKIANNAAIDHLRRRELDTLSLEGSPHAETPEAVEATALQVGARQESPLDTVEAMELGGAIEAAIGQLRPEYRSCILLRHVEGRPYEEIAQMLGLPLGTVKTYIHRARNELREALAHLRQ; from the coding sequence GTGGCCGAGCGTAAGGCGGAGCTGGCCGCGCGCACGGACCAGGAGATCGTCGCCCTCGCGCGCGCGGGACACGAGTCGGGGTACCGCGAGCTGATCCGGCGCTACGAGCGGCCGCTCTTCTCGCTGCTCTACCGCATGGTGCGCGACCGCGAGCTGGCCGAGGATCTGGCGCAGGAGACCTTCATCAAGGTGCTCAACGCCATCGGCTCGTACCGGCCCGAGTTCAAGTTCTCCTCCTGGATCTTTAAGATAGCCAACAACGCGGCCATCGATCACCTGCGCCGGCGCGAGCTCGACACGCTCTCGCTCGAGGGCTCGCCGCACGCGGAGACGCCCGAGGCCGTCGAGGCCACCGCACTCCAGGTGGGCGCGCGGCAGGAGTCGCCGCTCGACACGGTCGAGGCGATGGAGCTGGGCGGCGCGATCGAAGCGGCCATCGGGCAACTGCGCCCCGAGTATCGCTCCTGCATCCTGCTCCGCCACGTCGAGGGCCGGCCTTACGAGGAGATCGCCCAGATGCTGGGCCTCCCGCTGGGTACGGTGAAGACGTACATCCATCGCGCGCGCAATGAGCTGCGAGAGGCGCTCGCGCACCTCCGCCAGTGA